ACGCTCACTGCCTTAGGCAGCGGCGGCCAGACGGCGGGTGCGCTTCTTCAGCTTGTTGATCTTGCGGCGCAGGATTTCCTTCTCCTTGCGCGCGCTCAGCTCGGTCTTCTTCACCCGCAGTTCGCGGATGGTGCGCTTGATGGTCCGCACCTGATCCTTGTAAGGGCTGACCGCGCCTTCCTCATCCTTGATGCCGAAGGTGGTCTTGATGGTGGTCACCAAGTCTTCCTTGGTCATGCCCGAGGCGCCCTGGATCTGCGGGATCTTGTCCATGCAGAGCTGGCGCAGCTCCTTGGCGGTCATCTTCTCGAGGGGCTTGGTCAGGCCCAGGCTCTCGAAGGAAATCTCAATGATCTTGTCGTCGCTCATGATGTCCTCCTGCCCCGCTCGGGGTCGGGTCGTTCTCTTGCGCGGCGAAGAGCCGCAGGTAAGCCCGGTAGCAGCGGGCCACGGGCGAGTCGCTGTTGAGCAGCTGTGCCAAATTGCCTAAATTTTCCGGCCGCTTGGGTTTTTCCCGGAGCGACGAAAGCACCTCGGCTCGTTGCTCACCCAACGGAATCCTGCCGCTTAGCAGCTCGAAGTGCACTTTGTCAAAGACTTCTTCACCGAAAAATTCGTTGATCTTCTCCAAAACCAGCGGGGCCAGGAAACTGGCCTCCTGGGCCACCACCGGGTCGCCGGTGGAGATGAGCAGCGTCCGGCCCCTGTGCCCCAGTGGGCGCATGATTTCGGCCATCTCCGGCCCGAGCAGGTCGTTCCAGGCTCGCCAGAGGCGCACCAACCGCAAGCCGCCCTTTTGGTCCAGGCGGCCGAGCAGCTTGCCCACGGCCGCGCCGATGCGTTTGGGGCCGCCCTTGCGGCGGAAGGGAATTCGGTCCGACATGTTCCTCCGCTCCGTCAGCGCGGACAGAGCATCCTTTCCTATAATAGGGTGGACTCTTTCGGGCAAGCGGCTTTGCCCGGCTTCGCCGGATTTCAGGGCAGGGGGTGTGGGGATTTCGTGAAGGCTTGACGTCTTGCCCCGGCTTGGCTACATGTGCTTCATGCTTGCATCAAGATATTCAGATATAGGTTGCCGTCCATGGATCTGGTGACGCTCTGCAAGGCCCTGGGCGACCCCACGCGCGTTCGGCTGGCGGGCATTCTCCTGCGCCATGAACTGAACGTGGGCGAGATTGTCCAGGTTCTGGGCATGGGGCAGTCCCGCATCTCGCGCCATCTCAAGGTGCTGGTGGACTCCGGCCTGCTGCTTCTGCGCCGGGAAGGCCTCTGGTCCTTCTATCGCGCGGTCGAGACCGGGCCCGGCCGGGCCTTTCTGGATGCGGTGCGGCCCCTGCTGGCCGAGCGAGAGGACGCCGCCCGCGACCTGGACGAGGCCGCCGCCGTGGTGCGCGAGCGGGCCTCGGCCACGCGACGTTTCTTCGACTCCATCGCCCCGGACTGGGATCGCCTTCAGGCCGACATCCTGGGCGACTTCGATCTGGCCGCCGAGATCCTCAAGCGCATGCCAGGCCGGGGCGTCATGGCCGACCTGGGCTGCGGCACGGGTGAGCTGCTGGCCTTGCTGGCTCCGCGCGCGACCAAGGCCATCGGCGTGGACAACTCGCCGCGCATGCTGGACATCGCGGCCCGCCGCTTCCGCGACAACGGCTCGGTGAGCCTGCGCATCGGCGAACTGACCCACCTGCCCCTGCGCGACTGGGAGGCCGATTTCGCGGTCATGTCCATGGTCCTGCACCACCTGGCCGAGCCGCGCGAGGCCCTGGCCGAGGCCGCCAGGGTGCTCAAGCTCGGCGGCCGCCTCGTGGTGGCGGATTTCGATGAGCATGCCGACGAGCATATGCGCGCGGCCTACGGCGACCATCGCCTGGGTTTCCCGCCCGAAACCGTGCGCCAGTGGCTGGCCCAGGCCCGTTTCGAGCTGGCCGAGAGCAAAAATTTCCCCGTGAACAGGAATCTGACCGTCGTGGTCTACGAAGCCGTGAAAAAATAATGCCGCGGCGCGCCGTCATGGCGCACAATCGGCGCGAGAACACCCGAGGAGGATGCACATGCCCGCGAAGAAAACCGAGATCATGCCCGTGGACCCCAAGCTCAAGCACAAGGTCAGGGACATCGCCCTGGCCGAGTGGGGCCGCAAGGAGCTGGACCTGGCCGAGAACGAGATGCCCGGCCTCATGGCCCTGCGCAAGAAATACGGCAAGAAGAAGCCGCTCAAGGGCCTGAAGATCATGGGCAGCCTGCACATGACCATCCAGACCGCCATGCTCATCGAAACCCTGCACGCCCTGGGCGCGGACCTGCGCTGGGCCTCCTGCAACATCTTCTCCACCCAGGACCACGCCGCCGCGGCCATCGCCAAGGCCAAGACCGCCGCGGTCTTCGCCTGGAAGGGAGAGACCCTGGAGGAGTACTGGTGGTGCACCGAGCAGGCCCTGACTTGGCCTGACGGCTCGGGCCCGGATCTCATCGTGGACGACGGCGGC
The nucleotide sequence above comes from Desulfovibrio aminophilus DSM 12254. Encoded proteins:
- a CDS encoding DUF721 domain-containing protein → MSDRIPFRRKGGPKRIGAAVGKLLGRLDQKGGLRLVRLWRAWNDLLGPEMAEIMRPLGHRGRTLLISTGDPVVAQEASFLAPLVLEKINEFFGEEVFDKVHFELLSGRIPLGEQRAEVLSSLREKPKRPENLGNLAQLLNSDSPVARCYRAYLRLFAAQENDPTPSGAGGHHERRQDH
- a CDS encoding ArsR/SmtB family transcription factor: MDLVTLCKALGDPTRVRLAGILLRHELNVGEIVQVLGMGQSRISRHLKVLVDSGLLLLRREGLWSFYRAVETGPGRAFLDAVRPLLAEREDAARDLDEAAAVVRERASATRRFFDSIAPDWDRLQADILGDFDLAAEILKRMPGRGVMADLGCGTGELLALLAPRATKAIGVDNSPRMLDIAARRFRDNGSVSLRIGELTHLPLRDWEADFAVMSMVLHHLAEPREALAEAARVLKLGGRLVVADFDEHADEHMRAAYGDHRLGFPPETVRQWLAQARFELAESKNFPVNRNLTVVVYEAVKK